A DNA window from Actinomadura coerulea contains the following coding sequences:
- a CDS encoding zf-TFIIB domain-containing protein translates to MSDATLQCPKCDSRLDTHERHGVVIEECPGCKGVFLDRGELEQLIDAESRYLAELPDEVNPETTYQGRHRRGIMQQIFSAGR, encoded by the coding sequence ATGTCAGACGCGACGCTGCAGTGCCCGAAGTGCGACTCCAGGCTCGACACCCACGAACGCCACGGGGTCGTGATCGAGGAATGCCCGGGATGCAAGGGCGTCTTCCTCGACCGCGGCGAGCTGGAGCAGCTCATCGACGCGGAGAGCCGCTACCTCGCCGAACTCCCGGACGAGGTGAACCCGGAGACGACGTACCAGGGGCGGCACCGCCGGGGCATCATGCAGCAGATCTTCTCCGCCGGCCGGTAG